In the Staphylococcus condimenti genome, one interval contains:
- the pyrF gene encoding orotidine-5'-phosphate decarboxylase, which translates to MTNTNLPLPIIALDFATAEEVENFLDLFDEPLYIKIGMELYYQTGPELINRIKERGHHLFLDLKLHDIPNTVKQAMAGLGRLNVDLVNVHAAGGTEMMRQAVEGLRSVNQDTKIIAVTQLTSTTEEMLNKEQNIQTSIEEAVLNYAKLTKQAGLDGVVCSPLEAKLLTEELGSDFLKVTPGIRPADYAQDDQKRITTPDDARKLGSTHIVVGRPITQSDNPVESYHQIKESWLG; encoded by the coding sequence ATGACAAACACAAATTTACCTTTACCGATTATTGCACTTGATTTTGCAACAGCAGAAGAAGTGGAAAATTTCTTAGATTTATTTGATGAACCTTTATACATCAAAATCGGAATGGAACTTTATTATCAAACTGGACCAGAATTAATCAATCGTATTAAAGAACGCGGACATCATCTCTTCTTAGATTTGAAATTACATGATATTCCAAATACAGTAAAACAAGCTATGGCAGGACTAGGCCGTTTAAATGTAGATTTAGTTAATGTACATGCTGCTGGCGGCACAGAAATGATGCGTCAGGCAGTTGAAGGTTTGCGCAGTGTGAATCAAGATACGAAGATTATTGCAGTTACACAATTAACTTCTACAACTGAAGAAATGTTGAATAAAGAGCAAAACATTCAAACTTCAATTGAAGAAGCTGTTTTGAACTATGCTAAATTAACAAAACAAGCTGGTTTAGACGGCGTGGTTTGTTCACCTCTAGAAGCGAAATTGTTAACAGAGGAACTTGGGTCAGACTTCTTAAAAGTAACGCCAGGTATTCGTCCTGCTGATTATGCACAAGACGATCAAAAACGTATTACTACACCAGACGATGCGCGTAAGTTAGGTTCTACACATATTGTAGTAGGACGTCCAATTACACAAAGTGACAATCCTGTCGAAAGTTATCATCAAATTAAAGAAAGTTGGTTAGGTTAA
- a CDS encoding dihydroorotate dehydrogenase produces the protein MSRLNVELPGLDLKNPVMPASGCFAFGAEFSQFYDLSELGAIMIKAATKEARYGNETPRVAETDSGMINAIGLQNPGVHHIIEHELKKLEQFDVPIIANVAGSVEEDYVYVAEHISKAPNVKALELNISCPNVKEGGMQFGVDPQVAAELTRKVKAVSEVPVYVKLSPNVTNIVDMAKAIAKHADGLTMINTLVGLRIDGKSGKPIIANTIGGLSGPAIKPVALRMVYEVRKAIDIPIIAMGGVQNAQDIIDYISVGANAVAVGTANFQNPMVCKEIIDELPTLLDKLGVDHINELYGRTHEVTK, from the coding sequence ATGAGCCGATTAAATGTTGAATTACCTGGATTAGATTTGAAAAATCCTGTTATGCCCGCAAGTGGTTGCTTTGCTTTTGGTGCAGAGTTCAGCCAATTTTATGATTTAAGCGAACTTGGTGCCATCATGATTAAAGCAGCTACAAAAGAAGCACGTTATGGTAATGAAACACCGCGTGTAGCTGAAACAGATAGCGGTATGATTAATGCGATTGGTTTGCAGAACCCTGGTGTACATCACATTATTGAACATGAATTAAAAAAACTTGAACAATTTGATGTACCAATTATTGCGAATGTAGCGGGTTCAGTTGAAGAAGACTACGTTTATGTTGCAGAACATATTTCAAAAGCGCCCAATGTTAAAGCGTTAGAATTGAATATTTCTTGTCCAAATGTCAAAGAAGGCGGAATGCAGTTCGGTGTTGATCCACAAGTTGCTGCTGAATTAACACGCAAAGTAAAAGCAGTTTCTGAAGTGCCTGTTTACGTTAAATTGTCGCCGAATGTGACAAATATTGTAGACATGGCCAAAGCGATTGCAAAACATGCAGATGGTTTAACAATGATTAATACGCTAGTAGGCTTACGTATTGACGGCAAATCAGGAAAACCTATTATAGCAAATACTATTGGCGGTTTAAGCGGACCAGCAATCAAACCTGTAGCGCTACGCATGGTTTATGAAGTGCGTAAAGCAATAGATATTCCTATTATCGCAATGGGCGGTGTGCAAAATGCACAGGATATTATAGATTATATTTCAGTTGGCGCAAATGCAGTAGCAGTCGGCACAGCGAATTTCCAAAATCCAATGGTTTGTAAAGAAATCATTGATGAATTACCAACTTTATTAGACAAACTTGGTGTAGACCATATTAATGAATTGTACGGAAGAACTCATGAGGTGACGAAATAA
- a CDS encoding dihydroorotate dehydrogenase electron transfer subunit — translation MEENIIVSNQEIADRIFEIKVKGPVTRKMKQPGQFVHIKVGEGSLHMLRRPISICHIEPELDTFTMLYRAEGAGTQRLSEMKADDTIDIIAPLGNGFPIEKAERKALLVGGGIGVPPLYELSKQLNRLGIETVHVLGFRSKKDVFYAEQFEKLGETHIVTEDGSMGTKGFVTNVISDLPVDYDIYYTCGPKPMLKAIKEHEKLADVEGFLSLEERMGCGIGACYACVCHTPESDTSYVKVCTDGPVFEKGAVIL, via the coding sequence GTGGAAGAAAATATTATCGTATCCAATCAGGAAATTGCGGACCGCATTTTCGAAATTAAAGTTAAAGGCCCTGTGACACGGAAAATGAAACAACCTGGTCAATTTGTGCATATTAAAGTAGGAGAAGGTTCATTGCATATGTTGCGCAGACCTATTTCAATTTGCCATATCGAACCAGAACTTGATACATTTACGATGTTATATCGTGCAGAAGGTGCTGGAACACAGCGTCTATCTGAGATGAAAGCAGACGATACGATTGATATCATTGCACCTTTAGGTAACGGCTTCCCAATTGAAAAAGCAGAACGTAAAGCTTTATTAGTCGGTGGCGGTATCGGTGTTCCTCCACTTTATGAATTATCAAAACAATTAAATCGACTTGGTATTGAAACTGTACACGTCCTTGGATTCAGAAGTAAAAAAGATGTCTTTTACGCAGAACAATTTGAAAAATTAGGAGAAACACATATCGTAACAGAAGATGGTTCGATGGGTACCAAAGGTTTTGTGACGAATGTGATTTCTGATCTTCCTGTAGATTACGATATTTACTATACATGCGGGCCTAAACCAATGTTGAAAGCAATTAAAGAACATGAGAAACTTGCTGATGTTGAAGGCTTTTTATCTTTAGAAGAACGTATGGGATGTGGAATTGGTGCTTGTTATGCGTGCGTATGCCATACACCTGAGTCTGATACAAGTTACGTAAAAGTTTGTACAGATGGACCGGTATTTGAGAAAGGAGCAGTCATCTTATGA
- the carB gene encoding carbamoyl-phosphate synthase large subunit, with protein MPKNNDINTILVIGSGPIIIGQAAEFDYAGTQACLALKEEGYKVILVNSNPATIMTDKEIADKVYIEPLTHDFIARIIRKEQPDALLPTLGGQTGLNMAIQLHDSGVLESNNVQLLGTKLSSIQQAEDRELFRSLMNELDVPVPESDIVNTVEQAFAFKEQVGYPLIVRPAFTMGGTGGGICHNDEELKEVVTNGLHYSPATQCLIEKSIAGFKEIEYEVMRDKNDNAIVVCNMENIDPVGIHTGDSIVVAPSQTLTDVEYQMLRDVSLKVIRALGIEGGCNVQLALDPHSMNYYIIEVNPRVSRSSALASKATGYPIAKLAAKIAVGLTLDEMLNPVTGTSYAAFEPALDYVISKIPRFPFDKFEKGERVLGTQMKATGEVMAIGRTYEESLLKAIRSLEYGVHHLGLPNGESYELDYIKERILQQDDERLFFIGEAIRRGTTLEEIHEMTKIDYFFLNKFQHIIDIEHELKEHKGDIEYLKYAKDYGFSDKVIAHRFDMTEDEVTELRKANDIKPVYEMVDTCAAEFESSTPYYYGTYERDNESVVTEKEKVIVLGSGPIRIGQGVEFDYATVHAVWAIQNAGYEAIIVNNNPETVSTDFSISDKLYFEPLTVEDVMNIIDLEQPKGVVVQFGGQTAINLAEKLAEKGVQILGTSLENLNRAEDRKEFEALLNKIDVPQPKGKTATSPEEALENAREIGYPVVVRPSYVLGGRAMEIVYNDTELGNYMREAVKASPEHPVLVDRYLTGKEIEVDAICDGDTVIIPGIMEHIERAGVHSGDSIAVYPPQTLSEEDIKTLESYTTRLAKGLDIIGLINIQFVLAHDGVYVLEVNPRSSRTVPFLSKITNIPMAQLAMRAILGEKLSDLGYQPGLQPYTEGVFVKAPVFSFNKLKNVDITLGPEMKSTGEVMGKDLTLEKALFKGLTASGVEVKDHGTVLITVSDKDKDEMVKVAKRLNEVGYKILATEGTAQKLADNHIPVETVGKIGGEDDLLTRIQDGEVQIVINTMTKGKTIERDGFQIRRASVENGVPCLTSLDTANALTNVIESMTFTMKQM; from the coding sequence ATGCCTAAAAATAACGACATTAATACGATATTAGTAATCGGTTCAGGGCCTATTATTATAGGACAAGCAGCCGAATTTGATTATGCTGGAACGCAAGCTTGCCTTGCTTTAAAAGAAGAGGGATACAAAGTAATCCTTGTGAATTCTAATCCAGCGACGATTATGACGGATAAAGAAATTGCAGATAAAGTTTATATTGAACCTTTAACACATGACTTTATTGCACGCATTATTCGCAAAGAACAACCGGACGCATTGTTGCCAACTCTTGGTGGTCAAACAGGATTGAACATGGCCATTCAATTACACGACAGTGGTGTTTTAGAGTCTAATAACGTTCAATTGTTAGGAACAAAATTAAGTTCAATTCAGCAAGCTGAAGACAGAGAATTATTCAGAAGTTTGATGAATGAGTTAGATGTTCCTGTACCAGAAAGTGATATTGTCAACACAGTAGAACAAGCCTTTGCTTTTAAAGAACAAGTCGGTTATCCATTAATCGTAAGACCTGCTTTTACGATGGGCGGTACTGGCGGCGGTATCTGCCATAATGATGAAGAACTAAAAGAAGTTGTGACAAATGGTTTGCATTATAGTCCCGCAACACAGTGTTTGATTGAAAAATCAATTGCAGGTTTCAAAGAAATCGAATACGAAGTAATGCGAGACAAAAATGATAATGCGATTGTTGTTTGCAACATGGAAAATATTGACCCAGTAGGTATTCATACAGGTGATTCAATAGTTGTAGCACCGAGTCAAACATTGACTGATGTAGAATATCAAATGTTGCGTGATGTGTCATTGAAAGTGATTCGCGCATTAGGTATTGAAGGTGGTTGTAATGTACAGCTTGCATTAGATCCGCATTCTATGAATTACTACATTATTGAAGTGAATCCGCGAGTATCTCGTTCATCTGCTTTAGCTTCTAAAGCCACAGGTTATCCAATCGCAAAATTAGCAGCTAAAATTGCTGTCGGTTTAACATTAGATGAAATGTTGAATCCAGTAACAGGTACATCATATGCAGCTTTTGAACCTGCCTTAGATTATGTTATTTCTAAAATTCCACGTTTCCCATTCGATAAATTTGAAAAAGGAGAACGTGTACTTGGTACTCAAATGAAAGCTACTGGCGAAGTCATGGCTATCGGAAGAACGTACGAAGAATCATTATTAAAAGCCATTCGTTCATTAGAATATGGCGTGCATCACTTAGGTTTGCCAAATGGAGAAAGTTACGAGTTAGACTACATAAAAGAACGTATCTTACAACAAGATGACGAACGTCTCTTCTTTATTGGAGAAGCGATTCGTCGCGGCACTACTTTAGAAGAAATACATGAGATGACAAAAATTGATTATTTCTTCCTAAACAAATTCCAACATATTATTGATATTGAACATGAACTAAAAGAACATAAAGGTGATATCGAGTATTTAAAATATGCTAAAGATTATGGTTTCAGCGACAAAGTAATTGCACACCGTTTTGACATGACAGAAGATGAAGTGACTGAATTACGCAAAGCAAATGACATCAAACCTGTGTATGAAATGGTCGATACGTGTGCTGCAGAATTCGAATCTTCAACACCATATTATTATGGTACTTATGAAAGAGATAATGAATCTGTTGTGACAGAAAAAGAGAAAGTGATTGTATTAGGATCAGGTCCAATTCGTATCGGTCAAGGGGTTGAATTCGATTACGCAACTGTGCATGCAGTATGGGCGATTCAAAATGCAGGTTATGAAGCAATTATTGTAAATAACAATCCAGAAACAGTTTCAACTGACTTCTCGATTTCTGACAAGCTTTACTTTGAGCCATTAACTGTCGAAGATGTGATGAACATTATCGATTTAGAACAGCCTAAAGGTGTTGTCGTTCAATTCGGCGGACAAACTGCGATTAATTTGGCAGAAAAATTAGCAGAAAAAGGCGTACAAATTTTAGGAACTTCTTTAGAAAATTTAAATCGTGCTGAAGATAGAAAAGAATTCGAAGCATTATTAAATAAAATCGATGTACCTCAACCTAAAGGTAAAACAGCAACTTCTCCTGAAGAAGCTTTAGAAAATGCACGAGAAATTGGTTATCCAGTTGTTGTGCGTCCATCGTATGTACTAGGCGGACGTGCAATGGAAATTGTCTATAATGATACAGAACTTGGAAATTATATGAGAGAAGCAGTAAAGGCAAGTCCTGAACATCCGGTGCTTGTAGACCGCTATCTGACAGGAAAAGAAATCGAAGTAGATGCAATTTGCGATGGAGACACTGTGATTATTCCTGGAATTATGGAACATATTGAACGTGCTGGTGTACACTCAGGTGACTCAATTGCTGTATATCCGCCTCAGACGTTATCTGAAGAAGATATTAAAACACTTGAAAGTTATACAACGAGATTAGCAAAAGGTTTAGATATTATCGGCTTAATCAATATTCAATTTGTACTTGCACATGATGGGGTGTATGTATTAGAAGTGAATCCGAGATCAAGTCGTACAGTACCATTCTTAAGCAAGATTACGAATATTCCTATGGCACAACTTGCTATGCGTGCGATTTTAGGAGAAAAATTAAGTGATTTAGGTTATCAACCTGGACTTCAACCTTATACAGAAGGTGTGTTCGTTAAAGCGCCTGTCTTCAGTTTCAACAAACTGAAAAATGTAGATATTACATTAGGACCTGAAATGAAATCAACAGGAGAAGTTATGGGTAAAGATTTAACACTTGAAAAGGCGTTATTCAAAGGGTTGACTGCAAGTGGTGTAGAAGTAAAAGATCACGGTACAGTCTTAATAACAGTAAGTGACAAAGATAAAGATGAAATGGTTAAGGTCGCGAAACGTTTAAATGAAGTCGGCTATAAAATTTTAGCAACAGAAGGTACAGCTCAAAAACTAGCTGATAATCATATTCCAGTTGAAACTGTTGGTAAAATTGGTGGGGAAGACGACTTATTGACACGTATTCAAGATGGTGAAGTTCAAATTGTCATTAATACGATGACAAAAGGGAAAACAATCGAAAGAGATGGATTCCAAATTCGCCGTGCATCTGTTGAAAACGGTGTACCTTGCTTAACTTCTTTAGATACAGCAAATGCACTTACAAACGTTATTGAAAGTATGACATTTACAATGAAACAAATGTAG
- a CDS encoding carbamoyl phosphate synthase small subunit gives MLAKRYLVFEDGSIYEGRKLGSDNLTKGEIVFNTAMTGYQETISDPSYTGQIITFTYPLIGNYGINRDDFESLVPTLSGVVVKEASTHPSNFRKQKTFDEVLKEFDIPGISGVDTRSITRKIREHGVLKAGFTDHAEDIPQLIESLNQFELSRDEVPTVSTKTPYVSTGFDLSVVLVDFGKKQNIVRELNARGCNVTVVPYNTSAEDIIRMSPDGVMLSNGPGDPEDVPEAIEMIKGILGKVPFFGICLGHQLFALSQGATSFKMKFGHRGANHPVKDLATGKVALTSQNHGYAIDADSVVNTDLEVTHIALNDQTVEGLKHQTLPAFSVQYHPEACPGPTDSNYLFDQFVSMMNEFKEKERFANA, from the coding sequence ATGTTAGCAAAACGATATCTTGTATTTGAAGATGGTTCAATATATGAAGGCAGAAAGCTTGGATCAGACAATTTAACTAAAGGCGAAATCGTATTTAATACTGCAATGACGGGTTATCAAGAAACAATTTCTGACCCGTCTTATACAGGTCAAATTATTACATTCACTTATCCTTTAATTGGTAATTATGGAATTAACAGAGATGATTTTGAATCTCTTGTACCTACATTAAGTGGCGTAGTGGTAAAGGAAGCGAGTACACATCCAAGCAATTTCCGTAAGCAGAAAACATTTGACGAAGTTTTAAAAGAATTCGATATTCCGGGGATTTCGGGTGTAGATACGAGAAGTATTACTCGTAAAATTCGTGAGCATGGTGTTTTGAAAGCAGGTTTTACAGATCATGCAGAAGATATTCCGCAACTCATTGAATCATTAAATCAATTTGAACTATCTCGCGATGAAGTACCGACTGTATCGACGAAAACACCGTATGTTTCAACTGGTTTTGACTTAAGTGTCGTACTTGTGGACTTTGGAAAGAAACAAAATATCGTTAGAGAATTAAATGCACGTGGTTGTAATGTAACAGTAGTTCCTTACAATACGTCTGCAGAAGATATTATTCGTATGTCACCTGATGGTGTCATGTTGTCAAATGGACCAGGAGATCCTGAAGATGTGCCTGAAGCAATCGAAATGATTAAAGGTATTCTTGGTAAAGTTCCGTTCTTTGGAATTTGTCTTGGTCATCAATTATTCGCACTTTCACAAGGTGCAACATCATTCAAAATGAAATTCGGACATCGCGGAGCGAACCATCCAGTTAAAGATTTAGCTACAGGAAAAGTCGCTTTAACCAGCCAAAATCATGGTTATGCTATCGATGCTGATTCAGTTGTTAATACAGATTTAGAAGTAACACATATCGCGCTGAATGACCAAACAGTTGAAGGTTTAAAACATCAAACGCTTCCTGCCTTTTCAGTACAATATCATCCAGAAGCTTGCCCAGGACCGACTGATTCAAATTATTTATTTGATCAATTTGTGTCTATGATGAATGAATTCAAAGAGAAGGAGCGTTTCGCAAATGCCTAA
- a CDS encoding dihydroorotase, whose amino-acid sequence MLLIKNTKVLNNNGELTEASILVENDKVKEIAPEIVVGNEVEVVDAKGRFAAPGLVDVHVHLREPGGEHKETIETGTKAAARGGFTTVCPMPNTRPVPDTVEHLEQLNKLIDENASVRVLPYASITVRQAGSELVDFKGLADHGAFAFTDDGVGVQTAGTMYEAMQQAAKVNKAVVAHCEDNSLIYGGAMHEGKRSEELGIPGIPNICEAVQIARDVLLAEAADCHYHVCHVSTKESVRAIRDAKRAGIRVTAEVTPHHLLMTEDDIPGDNAMFKMNPPLRSKEDRDALIEGLLDGTIDCIATDHAPHAAEEKDQPMTKAPFGIVGSETAFPLLYTHFVKNGDWSLQQLVEYLTIKPSKIFDLPYGTLEEGKTADITLIDLEEEREIKAEDFHSKSSNTPFIGYKVYGNPVFTMVAGEVAFKED is encoded by the coding sequence ATGTTGCTAATTAAGAATACCAAAGTATTAAATAACAATGGTGAGTTGACAGAAGCATCTATCTTAGTAGAAAACGATAAAGTAAAAGAAATAGCACCTGAAATTGTTGTCGGCAATGAAGTTGAAGTTGTCGACGCAAAAGGTCGCTTTGCAGCACCAGGCCTTGTGGACGTCCATGTTCACTTGAGAGAACCAGGCGGTGAGCATAAAGAAACAATTGAAACAGGTACAAAAGCAGCAGCACGCGGTGGATTTACAACAGTTTGCCCAATGCCGAATACACGCCCTGTACCAGATACTGTAGAACATTTAGAACAACTTAACAAGCTGATTGATGAGAATGCAAGTGTACGTGTATTACCTTACGCTTCAATTACTGTAAGACAAGCAGGCAGCGAATTAGTAGATTTCAAAGGTTTAGCAGATCACGGCGCATTTGCTTTTACTGATGACGGTGTAGGTGTACAAACAGCTGGTACAATGTATGAAGCAATGCAGCAAGCAGCAAAAGTCAATAAAGCAGTTGTTGCACACTGTGAAGATAACAGTTTGATTTATGGCGGAGCAATGCACGAAGGTAAACGCAGTGAAGAATTAGGTATTCCAGGTATTCCTAATATTTGTGAAGCTGTACAAATCGCGCGTGACGTATTATTAGCTGAAGCAGCAGATTGTCATTATCATGTCTGCCACGTTTCTACAAAAGAAAGTGTACGCGCTATCCGTGATGCGAAACGTGCAGGAATTCGTGTGACTGCAGAAGTTACACCACATCATTTATTAATGACAGAAGATGATATTCCTGGAGACAATGCAATGTTTAAAATGAATCCTCCATTAAGAAGCAAAGAAGACAGAGATGCATTGATTGAAGGATTACTTGACGGCACAATCGATTGTATCGCAACAGACCATGCACCGCATGCAGCTGAAGAAAAAGATCAACCAATGACAAAAGCACCATTCGGAATTGTGGGTAGCGAAACTGCATTCCCATTATTGTACACACACTTTGTTAAAAATGGTGATTGGTCATTGCAACAGTTAGTTGAATATTTAACAATCAAACCATCAAAAATCTTTGACTTGCCATACGGCACTTTAGAAGAAGGTAAAACAGCGGATATTACTTTAATCGATTTAGAGGAAGAGCGTGAAATCAAAGCAGAAGATTTCCATTCAAAATCAAGCAATACACCATTTATCGGTTATAAAGTATATGGCAATCCAGTATTCACTATGGTAGCTGGAGAAGTGGCATTCAAGGAGGATTAA
- a CDS encoding aspartate carbamoyltransferase catalytic subunit produces the protein MKQLVSMEDLTNEEIYSLIETAIEYKKGNKPNKFTDKYVSNLFFENSTRTKCSFEMAERQLGLQEIPFETSTSSVKKGESLYDTCKTLESIGVDALVIRHPQNDYYKELEGLNIPVINGGDGSGQHPTQSLLDIMTIYEEYENFEGLNVLICGDIKNSRVARSNYQALTALGANVKFAAPDEWVDESLDAPYVKIDDVIEETDIVMLLRVQHERHDGELSFDPHEYHEKYGLTKDRYNRMKSEAIVMHPAPVNRGVEIDSELVEAPKARIFKQMKNGMFLRMSVITHILAEKEEGVIYDVAN, from the coding sequence ATGAAACAATTAGTATCTATGGAAGATTTAACAAACGAGGAAATTTATTCACTTATCGAGACTGCAATCGAATATAAAAAAGGTAATAAACCAAATAAATTTACAGACAAATACGTGTCAAACTTGTTCTTTGAAAACTCAACACGTACAAAATGCAGCTTTGAAATGGCTGAACGTCAATTAGGTTTACAAGAAATTCCATTTGAAACTAGTACTTCATCTGTTAAAAAAGGTGAATCATTATACGATACTTGCAAAACATTAGAAAGCATCGGTGTAGACGCACTTGTTATCCGTCATCCACAAAATGATTACTATAAAGAATTAGAAGGATTAAACATTCCAGTGATCAATGGCGGAGACGGAAGTGGACAACATCCTACACAAAGCTTACTAGATATTATGACTATTTATGAAGAATATGAAAACTTCGAAGGCTTAAACGTATTGATTTGCGGAGATATTAAAAATTCACGCGTAGCACGCAGTAACTACCAAGCACTTACAGCATTGGGCGCAAATGTAAAATTCGCAGCTCCTGATGAATGGGTTGATGAATCACTAGACGCACCATATGTCAAAATTGATGATGTTATCGAAGAAACAGACATTGTAATGTTATTACGTGTACAACACGAAAGACATGATGGCGAGTTGAGCTTTGATCCACATGAATACCATGAAAAATATGGGTTAACAAAAGATAGATATAACCGTATGAAATCTGAAGCTATCGTAATGCATCCAGCACCTGTAAACCGCGGTGTAGAAATTGATTCTGAGTTAGTAGAAGCACCGAAAGCACGCATTTTCAAACAAATGAAAAACGGTATGTTTTTACGTATGTCAGTAATCACACATATCTTAGCTGAAAAAGAGGAAGGGGTTATCTACGATGTTGCTAATTAA
- a CDS encoding uracil-xanthine permease family protein: MENEQMFERTVKPVLDVNEKPKPAQWAFLSLQHLFAMFGATVLVPFLTGLPISAALLASGIGTLLYILITKAMIPAYLGSSFAFITPIITGLSTHSLGDMLVALFMSGVMYVIIGILIKLSGIGWLMHLLPPVVVGPVIMVIGLSLAPTAANMAMFENSADMKGYNVTYLIVAMITLVTTLVVQGYMKGFFSLIPVLIGIIVGYIAATILGIVDFKPVMKASWLDWPHIYLPFKDYTPSFHMGLILLMLPIVFVTVSEHIGHQMVINKIVGRNFFEKPGLHRSIIGDGVSTMFASLIGGPPSTTYGENIGVLAITKIYSIYVIGGAAVIAIILAFVGKFTALISSIPTPVMGGVSILLFGIIASSGLRMLVESKVDFSENRNLVIASVILVVGIGNLMFDIHGVKVEGMALAALSGIILNLILPKAKA; the protein is encoded by the coding sequence ATGGAAAATGAACAAATGTTTGAACGTACTGTGAAACCAGTACTAGATGTGAATGAGAAACCGAAGCCAGCCCAGTGGGCATTCTTAAGCTTACAACATCTCTTCGCAATGTTCGGTGCCACAGTATTAGTACCATTCCTGACAGGATTGCCGATTTCAGCAGCGCTTCTTGCATCAGGTATCGGAACATTATTGTACATTTTAATCACAAAAGCGATGATTCCAGCCTACCTTGGATCTAGCTTTGCCTTTATTACACCGATTATTACAGGATTAAGTACTCACAGCTTAGGAGACATGTTAGTCGCACTCTTCATGAGTGGTGTGATGTATGTCATCATCGGAATCTTAATTAAATTAAGCGGCATCGGTTGGTTGATGCACTTGTTGCCACCTGTAGTAGTTGGACCAGTCATCATGGTAATCGGTTTAAGCTTAGCGCCGACAGCAGCCAATATGGCAATGTTTGAAAACAGTGCCGACATGAAAGGCTACAATGTCACATATTTAATTGTTGCGATGATAACTTTAGTTACAACATTAGTTGTACAAGGTTACATGAAAGGTTTCTTCTCACTGATTCCAGTATTAATCGGAATTATAGTCGGATATATCGCAGCGACCATCCTAGGCATCGTAGATTTCAAACCAGTTATGAAGGCATCATGGTTAGATTGGCCGCACATATACTTGCCATTCAAAGACTATACACCAAGTTTTCACATGGGATTGATACTGTTGATGCTCCCAATCGTATTTGTCACAGTCAGTGAACATATTGGCCATCAAATGGTTATCAACAAAATTGTGGGACGTAACTTCTTTGAAAAACCAGGTTTGCATCGTTCAATCATTGGTGATGGTGTTTCAACAATGTTTGCGAGCTTGATCGGTGGGCCGCCAAGTACAACTTACGGTGAAAATATCGGCGTGCTAGCTATCACAAAGATTTACAGTATTTATGTAATTGGTGGAGCTGCAGTGATTGCAATCATCTTAGCCTTTGTTGGAAAGTTCACAGCATTGATTTCATCAATCCCAACTCCTGTTATGGGCGGAGTATCCATTCTCTTATTCGGTATTATTGCTTCAAGCGGCTTAAGAATGCTGGTTGAAAGCAAGGTAGATTTTTCAGAAAACCGTAACCTAGTTATCGCATCTGTCATTCTTGTTGTAGGTATCGGAAACTTAATGTTCGATATCCACGGCGTCAAAGTAGAAGGAATGGCACTAGCAGCTTTGTCAGGCATTATTTTAAACTTGATTTTACCTAAAGCTAAAGCGTAA
- the pyrR gene encoding bifunctional pyr operon transcriptional regulator/uracil phosphoribosyltransferase PyrR, which produces MSERIVLDEAAMKRTLTRMAHEILEYNRGTKDLVLLGVKTRGEFLAKSIQSKIQQIENTTVPTGTIDITQFRDDLELPTPKISEKSFVIDVDITDKVVIIIDDVLYTGRTVRASLDAILLHSRPQKIGLAALVDRGHRELPIRADFVGKNIPTARDEAVSVYVKETDGRNAVIIE; this is translated from the coding sequence ATGTCAGAACGTATTGTGTTAGATGAAGCAGCAATGAAACGTACGTTAACGCGTATGGCACATGAAATTTTAGAGTACAATCGAGGGACGAAAGACCTTGTATTGCTCGGTGTGAAAACGCGCGGCGAGTTTTTAGCAAAAAGTATTCAAAGCAAAATTCAACAAATTGAAAATACAACTGTTCCAACAGGCACAATTGATATCACACAGTTCAGAGATGATTTAGAATTACCTACGCCAAAGATTTCAGAGAAGTCATTTGTGATTGATGTTGATATCACAGATAAAGTAGTCATCATAATTGATGATGTACTTTACACTGGAAGAACAGTGAGAGCTTCACTTGATGCGATACTCTTGCATTCACGCCCTCAAAAAATCGGATTAGCTGCTTTGGTAGACCGCGGTCATCGCGAACTTCCAATTAGAGCTGATTTCGTTGGGAAAAATATCCCAACTGCACGCGATGAAGCTGTTTCTGTATACGTTAAAGAAACAGACGGCCGCAACGCAGTCATAATTGAATAG